Sequence from the Amphiprion ocellaris isolate individual 3 ecotype Okinawa chromosome 1, ASM2253959v1, whole genome shotgun sequence genome:
AACAAGGTTTTCAATATGGTATACATCCTCTATATCAGAAATTTGGAATTATTGTCAAATTAAGAacaaaataatctaaatgtCATTATGCTACTGTCTAATAAAACCTTTTTTGTCTTGAGAAACTCTTACTTTTGCAATTTTGACCTACTTTagaaatgttattatttataatttgtaCATACAAATCAGAACATCATCTGTAATCATACTTCTACAGTAAATTAAAATAAGCAGCACTGAACAGTGAAGCTAAAATACAGATGCGAGTTTATTCGATTGTGCAGAAATAACTAGAATATGGAGAAAGAGAGCAgcaagtaaaaatataaatattacaatCCAGTCTGCCCTTAAAATCCACAGCAGAGGTTTTTGCAGCAGAGTCAGGTTTTATTGTGAAGAAGCTGCTTTAAGTTTTagatctttatttttgtgtttttgtttcagctgATCCACTGTAACGGAACAAAAGAGACAGAATTAGCTTTATATCACAGAATTTTTCAGGTTTTGTGCAGTAGCTCAGATAATGATGTTTCGAGAAACATTTCCAATATTTAATCAGTAAAACTAGTTAATCTGTTATTGtgattttatcttgttttatcttTATTATCTTCAGTGTTTACTGAGTTTCATGTTGGACTGAATCTCTTCTTTAACTCGACTCTTTAGGTCTTCGTTCTCTGACTTACTGTCCACCAGAAGGTTCTAAACTTCCATCTCTCTGTTTTCTACCTTGTTGTGTCGGAAGACGACGCTGCCGCTGACGCACTGCTCCACGCCGCCGTCTCCAAGGAAACCGTTTCTCTGGCAACAGGCCTCAGGAACCATCTTGGAGGGACTCAGCAGCCGGAACAGACTCTCCTCAAAGTCCTCGGGACCGCTGACGCCACAGCAGTCgaactgcaggaaacaggaagtagaacaGGTGAGCCGTGGACCATCAGCTGATGGACAGGAAGAGCGGCGACGCCTCACCGTGGTCATGATGGCGTTCCAGGTGGAGCTGAAGACGTCGGTGTTGTTCCGGCCCTGATAGTGACGCTTCAGATCCCTCGTGAAATACTGTCGGGTCAGCTGGACACAGAAACAGCTTCCGTTAGGTTTTACTGacctttaatttatttaatctgaGAGAAAGACAACCATCACATGATCACCTGAACCTTCAGACGTTACCTCACAGCTTCTGTTCTGGTtctaaaatgaaactttaagaCCTGCTTAAACATTCCTTCCAAACTAGCCCAAACAACTCAGTTAGCTGATAAATGACCAAGTCCAAAAGTATTTTAAACCACtataaaaacactccagatTCATTCCCTATATTCAAAACCAACAGCCAGAATAAAAGTCAATGGTGATCTCTCAGACTCCTTTATGTTGGAAAGAGGAAGTAGACAGGGTTGCCCATTATCGCCACTcctatttacattatttattgaGCCTCTTGGACAATTATTAAGGCAAAGTACCCAAATAAAAGGAATTACGGTGGCTGGAATCGAACATAAGGTGGCAATGTTTGCTGATGATGTGTTGGTTTACCTGGAGGAACCAGAGAAGTCGTTCAATGACCTGATGATTCTACTAAAAGAGTTTGGAAATTTGTCAGGCTATAAgcttaatatttcaaaaacataaGTTATGACACTAAATTTTACTGCCTCGACAGATTTGCAAAATAGATATAGTTTAAGCTGGGAATCTCAGGAAATAAAATACCTAGGTGTAACAGTGACCAAAGATCTAACAAAGCTTCTACAAGCAAATTATGAGCCATTGTCATTAAGGATTACAGAAGACTTGCACAGGTGGAGCCTTATCCCCTTTTTAAGTCTAACCTCCAGAGTAAACACTATCAAAATGTCAGTCCTCCCCAAgctactgtatttatttagaaCACTTCCAATAGAAGCTCCTGAGGGACAGTTTGGGGAATGGGACAAGCAGATATCACGGTTTATTTGGCAGGGAAAGAGACCACGAATTAGATTTGGTACACTGCAACTGAAGAAAGAACAGGGGGGATTGGCCCTCCCCTGCCTGAAATACTACTATTATGCATCCCAGTTAATACCACTTATTCTCTGGTGCAATGAAGAGTATAGGTCAAAGTGGAAGGAATTAGAAATTAAAACGGTAAATAAATTTCCCTTGCAAGCAGTGATAGGGGACAGAACTTTAGGGTTGTGTGTGGAAGAGTCTGGAAACTGTTGGataaattttacattaaaaatttgGAATAAGGtcgtcaatttaaaaaaaaatccagaggATGTTAAACTTCTTTAGATGGTGCGCATTTGACTCTGAATTTCTTCCTAACGGGAGAGATTTTACCTTTAAATCCTGGGTAGAAAAGGGTCTCACAACCTATTTGTCATTTACcaaaaatgatgtgtttttaagtttccagacacttcaaaacaaacatgacttaagaaaaaatgacttttataGATATCTCCAAGTCAGAcatagttttatttcaaaatgcaaTACTTCAAATTTTTCACAGTCTGATAAGGCATTCTATAAAATACTGAATTTGGCTTATGGTTCTTTGACTAGCAAAATGATTTCCAGAATATATAATGCTCTTTTCACTACagataaaagtaaaacactgtATATCAAACAGAAGTGGGAGAGAGAGGCTGATATTACTATCTCAGAGAATCAGTGGGAGGAAGTTTTCTCATTTCAGTGGTCTTCAACTAATTCTTTATTCTGGCGAGAGCATTGTTGGAAGAATGTGGTTAGATACTTTAAGAGCCCTATACCAGGGTAAATATGTTACTGCACCAATGTGTTGGAGATCGTGCGGCTCTCAGGAGGCTAACCATTATCATATATTTTGGGCCTGCCCTAAATTAAATACATATTGGAAAAAGATACATAGAACACTTAACTGTGTATTTGCAACTGACATACCACTTAACTTTGAAAACCTTTATTTGGGCTATTCTAATTATTTGGATCGGAGAAGTGATGAAAAATTGTTACAAGCCCTTTTGGCggcaagtaaaaaaaatattacaaaaaagtgGCTGACTCCAACAGCTCCATCTCTTAATGGTTGGATTGATATAATTtttgaaatctttaaaatggaaaaactgactTATACACTGAATCTAAAAAAACTCGAATTCTATGTTATCTGGAAAAAATGGATCACTTATATAACCCCAATGAGAGCGGATTTTTTATGACTTCTCTAAGTCGCATAAGTGCTTTGGTATAACATCACTCCATAATTGAATTTTTAGGCTACAAACTCCCCCTTATCTGTACAAAGTTTGTACGTTTGCtggttcttttgttttgctttttgtttttttttttgttttgttttttattttgcctttttttctttctcgttCTTTTTGTATATCGGGGCTTGTGAGCGAAATGTACTAAATACAATACTACAAGTAAAAGATGcccaaaaaatgtatataaaaggAAAGTCTGTACTGCATAAAGAGTGAATTGGTAACTGTAAACATGTGCTCTTtcctaataaaaataaaatgtaaaaaaaaaaaaaaaaaaaaaaccactccAAAACCAGTTCCAAACGTGTCAAAAACTAAGttcaaaacaagtcaaaaatcACATCTAAAACCAGTAAAAACCACATGACAAAATACTAGtttaaaacaatgacaaaccCAGTATAAAACCAGTCAAAATCCAGCCTCAAATCAGTCTAAAACccctaaaaccagtccaaaaccagtctgaaagTAGGAATAAAACAGATCCGAAAACcactaaaaccagtccaacatacgtctaaaacaaattttaaaaccagtccaaaaccaccctaaaaccaaaaaaaaaaaccacttaaAACCAGTCTGTAATAAAACCATGTCCAGAACTAGCGTGAAATGACTTTATTAACACTAAAATATAAACAAGGATcaaaaccagcagaaaataGTCCAAACCCACTGatatctatttaaaaaaatcagtttaaaaccaCTGAACCAAATCCAAAACTAGTAATAAACCGagtgcaaaaaaacaccataaaccagtcagaaacatgtaaaactatcttcaaaaccagtcagaaacatgtaaaattatcttcaaaaccagtcagaaacGTAAAATTATCTtcaaaaccagtcagaaacatgtaaaactatcttcaaaaccagtcagaaacatgtaaaactatcttcaaaaccagtcagaaacaGCCCAAAACACTTATCAACACTTAAATCTGTTAAATAGCAGTCAAAAACTAAAGTCAGTCTAAGTGGATTAAAAACAAAGTCCAAGATGACGTAAAGATCCAGTTAAAAAACACTAATTCAGAACCACTATGGAACCAGAACTATGGAACCAGAACTATGGAACCAGTCCAAGACACGTCCACAAAACCAAGCAGGAAACAATCGATCTAAAATGTGTCCAGTTTGTCGATCAACTTTAATAAGACGTGGAAATTTCAGATGTTGGAGTCTAAAGGAGATCGAAGAGATTAAGTTTAACTAGTTTCAACAGAACAAATGTGGAATAAAGGATCTTTAACCAGGAATGATGTTGTTGCTTTGAGGAGACAAACAGCAGGAAACAGACAGAACCTGATCCAGGGTCAGAACTCACATGTTCTCTGAAGAGGAAGGCGAGGatggcagcagccagctcagccaggaagatgaagaggatcAGCATGAAAAACTGGAACAGAAGAACAAGATGAACTGGAATAGAAGAGCATGAAGAACTGGaacagaagaacatgaagaactggaacagaagaacaagaaaaactggaacagaagaacatgaagaactGGAACAGAAGAACATGAGGAAGAAGTGGATCAGAAGCTCCATGAAGGAATCCAACAGCTTCAGACTGAAACTACAGAGAAACATCAGTTTCCTCTGGATGTCCTCTGGGTGGCGCCAATTTACCTGTGGATGAAGAACTACCTGCTGCAGGTTTAACATTTCCACAAACATTTAAACTAAATATATAGAAAACTAATCAGAACAAGAAGTTTTGGTTGACTTGAAggaaaattaaaactaaatacatatttaacagGAACATTGGATCTATAATAGAACTGCACATAtcctttattattattgttgattattttatgaATGAATTCATTTTACCTGAATTTCTGTGTGAGGATCAGACTAATACCTGAGAAACTGTGTGAAGGTCAGACTAATACCTGAATCTGCAAGGATCAGACTAATACCTGAATCTGTAAGGGTAAGACTAATACCTGATACTTTGTGTTAGCGTTTCGTTGTTTTCAAACAGAAAACCTTGGTTGACTCACGAACAGCAGCAGACATTTGTTCTCCCTGATGGCTCCACAGCAGCCCAGGAAGCCCAGCAGGAACAGCAGCGCCCCCATGGCCAGGATCACGTAGACCCCCGTGAACAGCAGAGGGTTCACCGCCACGATCTCCCTGAAGCCCATCGGGTCGACCAGAACCCAAACACCCACGCCCAGCAGGAAGGAGCCACCCAGCTGGGACAGAATGGGTCAGGTAGTCAGAACCGAGAGAACCGAGGGGCCAGAAATACACCTGAACCTGGAGGAACCTTAAGGAACCTAAAGGAACCTGAAGGAACCTGAAGGAACCTGAAGGAATCTGAAGAAACTATAGggaacctggaggaacctgAAGGAACCTGGAAGAACCTGGTGGAACCTTAGGGAGCCTGAAGGAACCTTAAGAAGCCTGGAGGAACCTtaaagaacctggaggaaccttGGGGAGCCTGGAAGAACCTtaaagaacctggaggaaccttGGGGAGCCTGGAAGAACCTTAAAGAACCTGGAAGAAGCTTAGGGAGCATGGAGGAACCTTAAAGAACCTGGAGAAACCTGACAGAaccttcagatctgtggttgctgtcccaccaactggcctaatctccatctgtgggatgctgctgctgaccttcctccagcccactgcttccagctgcccatttccacaaatctactctgcatcaccctcactatagtTGTCATCTCAGACTGTTTGAAtgttactaccagctatatacgTAGTATATttatgccagagccatacatcATAACAGGAAACTAGGAATCAGTTTacatgttagcttgtactttgtatgtatcatctatctgatcatacatgtatccacctgtgtgttatatgttccttgctGCCCTCCCCCCTCTTCTACCATCCCTCctcctctatctctacctccatccctctatctctacctctctacctcttctgtccttctcaacccacccggccagcagcagatggttcccccacattagagccgggttctgctcgaggtttttttccctgttaaaagggtgttttcctgccactgtctccttagggctgctctgggggttcaggcatatgggttctgtaaagcgtcttgagacaatttgaatgtaattggcgctatataaataaaattgaattgaaatcgAAGAACCTGAAGGAACCTTAAGGAACCTGAAGGAACCTGACGACTGAAGACTAGTTTAAGGTGGTTTAAGTACTGAGTTTTAAtactgaaaaatgttgcacttgAAGTTCTGTATGTTGAGTTACATGGATCTTCTGCTCAGTTTGAAATGGTTCAAATCTGTCCTTCAAATACACAGAATAACTATTATTACCACACCAGGAAGTAGACTGTTCCCAGAGCCTCAGCTGGGTCAGACTCATACCCGAGTCTGTGTGAGGATCTGACTAATACCTGAGTAACTGTGAGGGTCAGACTAATACCTGAGTAACTGTGAGGGTCAGACTAATACCTGAGTAACTGTGAGGGTCAGACTAATACCTGAGTAACTGTAAGGATCTGACTAATACCTGAGTTTCTGTGAGGGTCAGACTAATACCTGAATCTGCAAGGATCAGATTAATACCCGAGTAACTGTACAGATCAGACTAATACCTGAATCTGTGTAAAGGTGAGACTAATACCTGAATCTGTGTGGGGGTCAGCCTAATACCTGAGTTTCTGTGAAGGTCAGACTAATACTTGAGTAACTGTAAGGGTCAGACTAATACCTGGCTGTCTCCTCAAATTTTAACATTCATGCTAAAGGACATGACAACCTGAATTGTTCTGACTGCTGGTTGTAACTAGAGCAGTAAGTTagtttctaaaaaaaaccctgatcTGCAGCACAGTATAATGAATTCTTCCGTTGTTCGACCTGAGCACCAAgttccattaaaataatttttatagtttttgggTAACAGAACCTGACATAAGCTGCTGAATGTTTCGTCCTTTAATCTGAcagctttaaaaacatgaagagaCGCTGcatgttcttttatttttctgtggtgTGAATCAATATAAAACCACCTGGAGAAACAGACAGCAGGATCATTTCAGATTTTGAACAGAGTGGAACTCACAAAGATGAAGAAGTTGAAGATGAACATCAGATACTTCATGCAGCTCAGACAGTCACCCTCCATGGCTGAAACCTCCCCCCGACcctaaacacaaaaacacagaaaacactctgAACATCTGTAGCTCCAAACCTTTCAAACTTTTATCACAGATCATGGAACTAAAGCAATATTTTCTCTAAGGATCCTTTAAATAATTAATCTTCTGGAGACCTTTGGGTTGttccaaataaaatcaaacaaacccGTAAAaaggttcttcatctccaggaACTTCATCAATGATCAAACCTTCATCCTGTTCCAGAGTTCCccggtccttgaagtccatagaggggaacgtcccctggagaaagttctagagtagacctcccgacaactggagaaagttctagagtagacctaccgacaactgtccagttgtcggtaggtctactctagaactttctccagttgtcgggaggtctactctagaactttctccaggggacgttctcctttcctgcttccagtctttaaatttagtctcacttagaacattccaggtccttgaagtccatagaggtgggtccagatttatcactttttaatggactttttccatcatttctgagcctcagaatttcatcagtccagcagatagaaccatgacatttaggaggagaaacacatctgagttctggtaaaactgacaccagatcagtttgtGGACAATTCTTGAGTAATATTTGACAGATTTCATGTCATTGTGAACATATTTGAATATGTTTGGGGaggttttagtcatttggaCTAACTGAAATCTGAACAAATTTCACTTCATTTCACACaaattttggctcattttgaagtaatcaacaatgaaaatctcatttttccttcagtttgATAAGAGCCTCTTTTTCTCGACACAATTCCTGAgtagttttggacatttttggtgtcattttgtttgagtttcaagacattttggtcatattctAAATTGCTTTGGCCAAGTTTGGAGTTATTTTGAACAGATGTTGGGTCAGTTTGggaggtttttgtcattttggacacatttgaagTAATTTATGATAAGTTTAAAGACATATTGGACAAGTTTGGCACATTCTGGGTTATGAGAAAGTTCAAgaaattttggacatgttttaaaAGGTATAGGACAgggtttgagtaattttgaagtaattttggTCACGTGGGacaagtttcaagacatttttggacagttttaaaaCAATGTTGGATGAAGGCTGGTTTTAACAGGATGACGCTAACGGATCGTTGTTCTGTTGGACGAAGGCCGGTTCTAACAGGATGACGCTAAAGGATCGTTGTTCTGTTGGACGAAGGCCGGTTCTAACAGGATGACGCTAACGGATCGTTGTTCTGTTGGACGAAGGCCGGTTCTAACAGGATGACGCTAACGGATCGTTGTTCTGTTGGGACGGGAAGGCCGGTTCTAACAGGATGACGCTAACGGACCGTTGTTCTGTTGGACGAAGGCCGGTTCTAACAGGATGACGCTAACGGACCGTTGTTCTGTTGGACGAAGGCCGGTTCTAACAGGATGACGCTAACGGATCGTTGTTCTGTTGGACGAAGGCCGGTTCTAACAGGATGACGCTAACAGATCGTTGTTCTGTTGGACGAAGGCCGGTTCTAACAGGACGACGCTAACAGATCGTTGTGCTGTTGGACGAAGGCCGGTTCTAACAGGATGACGCTAACAGATCGTCTGCTGCTGACCGTGGAGCTTTGCTGGCTGAGAACTGAACCAACTGGTCCTTATGCTGTTTACATTCAGCCACCTGCCACAGAAGATCACTGAAAACACCGAGGAGTCATAAACCAGAACGTCGCTTCTGATCAGAACAACAAGTGAGCTCACCGTATATTATGTATAttatattgaaagaaaaatttgaatatttaaagAGCATTTTAACAGAACTGAACCAAAAATGCCTTCCaagaaacaaactaaatccCATATTTAAGACCATAAATGACTCActctgtttatttattgctccttttctttcttaaaCTCACAATTAAAATGAATCTAGTTtgaaataaagaacaaaaagcagCCTGTGAGGAAAATTTATTTGATTCCTGCTGACGTGTTTTACTGCTAATTTGCTGCTCCATCTGCAGCTTTTACTCTAATGAAGTAAATCGCCGGACGCTGCAGTTAAACTTAGGTGGTGTGACTCCGctggtgcattgtgggtaatttCAGCTCTTCGGCCGAGGTCGaggttaataaaataaaaatgtctgtctgtcgCCACGATTACAGCTCCACAGACTAAAGAGGGAACACACCAACCATAAAACCTGCTGAGATGGAAACATGTCTGGATTTAAAACCTGCAGAtcagaaaagcaaaaagcagcaaataatcATGATTTAATAAAGTTAGTGCAGATATAGTGACAGGATTACACCTGAAAtggaagaagcagcagaaataaatccACAGCTGCAGACAAGAGCTTCTGACCTCCCAGAACCTGAAGGATttataaatgtgaagatttaattttctcctCCTGACTTCACTTATTAAAGTCTCCAAAACTGACGGCTGAGAGCTTCTAAAgggaataaaagaagaaaaatatcgACTCTGTAGACGATGGACTGGTGAATGTAAATCagcatatttctgcttttagtAAATCACACTGAAATCCTGTTATTATTGTGGATTTACACAAgtaaaataacccaaaaaaatcttgaatttaATATATTCTAGGATCTAATCAAACATAAAGCTGGTTATAGTTGTGTTCTACATTAATACGTTTAATAAATAAGATGGGTGTGGAACAAAGAACAGACAAAGATGTATTTTTTAGCAGTTTCCAACCAGATGTTCAATAATGTTGGTTTATTACATCAAGACTACTTTAAAATGATTCCAGTCAACAGTCTGAGTTTCGACTGGGTGTTTTTCACACCTGAGATGTTCAACACGTCCGTTCACACTGAATTAATTAAACGTACAGAAACAGGTTTGGATCTTTAGGTTAACTTAATACATGGAACCATTTAGTGCTCTAGTTCAAGGAAGAGtggataaaatataaaatagttTCCATAGTATAGATACCAAATACAAAATATGGTGTTGGACTGGATGTAGTCTGGTTTTGGAAGTGGATTTGAACTTGTCATGGATCTGGTTTTAGAGTTGATGCTGGACTAGATGTAGTCTAGTTTTGGACCTGTCATGGATCTGGTTTTGGGTTTGGCATCAATCTTTGTTTTTGAATGGTTTAAACTTGGTTTCAGGTttagttttagactggttttaaacCTGGTTTGGTAGgggttttggactagttttggacCTACTTTATTAACTGGTTCTAGATGGTTTTGGACTGGATTTAGTCTAGTTTTGGACCTCTTATGGACCTGGTTTTGGGTTTGGTTTCAGACTGAATTTGGACTTTGTTTTTGACTCATATAAACTTGGTTTATGACTTGTTGTGCACTTGGTCTTGTGTTGGTTTTGGACCTACTTTTTTTCATCGAGTGTAGATGGGTGAaaaatcagtccaaaaacaaACCCCAAACCAGGTCCATAACAGGTCCAAAACCAGACTAAAACCAGTCCATGACCCGTCCAAATAAAGTCCATCAACAttgcaaaacacaaactaataaacacaaaatacctcaaaaccCAGAATCTTAGGAGACCAAAGTTCAGCTCTGTTGACTGATTATttctcttttactttgttcacagatttctttttcaaactgGATTAAATTCTTTCTTCTTTGTGATTCTGCAGTAGGTGGATGAGGAACACTGGCAGTAAGGAACCCTCATCAGGCATCAGAACCTTAAATAGAACCCAACAGAGATTCGATGAATTATCTGAGCTTTGATTTGAGACCTGAGATATAAACCGACTGAGATCTGgtgatgaaaacatgaagtcGGAGGAGTTtctgaaggtggaggaggatcAGTGATCACCTCTCTGCTCTGAATACTGAGTAAAGGAGGATGaagctgtcagtcagcagcagttTGGCTTTAATTAGTCAAATCATGGAGCTCTTCAGAGACGCTCCACTTCGTTTAGCTTCGTGTCTTTTCTCATTAAAGCTGACGGTTATTTCCAGCAGCTTCAACTCCCAGAGATCAGAAAAATGTTCCTGGTTTAAAACTCACGTTAGCGACACCTGAACCCCAACAGCAGAAGGCTTTAATGCAGAGTTAAAGGGAAAATACAAGACTGagcttcatttatttacattttggaaaaaCTGCATATTgtagaaaatagagaaaatctTTTGGCAGAAAACAGAATTTAGTTTAGAAATAAACATAATTCGTGGCATGTGAAAGGGTGACAGAGTCTATATTTAGGGGTAGGAGGTGAAGATGGAGCGTCAACCAGAGATCAGACTCTCACCatgaagct
This genomic interval carries:
- the LOC111568736 gene encoding tetraspanin-18-like isoform X3, with the translated sequence MEGDCLSCMKYLMFIFNFFIFLGGSFLLGVGVWVLVDPMGFREIVAVNPLLFTGVYVILAMGALLFLLGFLGCCGAIRENKCLLLFFFMLILFIFLAELAAAILAFLFREHLTRQYFTRDLKRHYQGRNNTDVFSSTWNAIMTTFDCCGVSGPEDFEESLFRLLSPSKMVPEACCQRNGFLGDGGVEQCVSGSVVFRHNKGCYSAMVDYFETYIYTAGALAIVVLTIELFAMVFAMCLFRGIQ
- the LOC111568736 gene encoding tetraspanin-18-like isoform X4: MGRGEVSAMEGDCLSCMKYLMFIFNFFIFLGGSFLLGVGVWVLVDPMGFREIVAVNPLLFTGVYVILAMGALLFLLGFLGCCGAIRENKCLLLFLTRQYFTRDLKRHYQGRNNTDVFSSTWNAIMTTFDCCGVSGPEDFEESLFRLLSPSKMVPEACCQRNGFLGDGGVEQCVSGSVVFRHNKGCYSAMVDYFETYIYTAGALAIVVLTIELFAMVFAMCLFRGIQ
- the LOC111568736 gene encoding tetraspanin-18-like isoform X2 is translated as MGRGEVSAMEGDCLSCMKYLMFIFNFFIFLGGSFLLGVGVWVLVDPMGFREIVAVNPLLFTGVYVILAMGALLFLLGFLGCCGAIRENKCLLLFFFMLILFIFLAELAAAILAFLFREHLTRQYFTRDLKRHYQGRNNTDVFSSTWNAIMTTFDCCGVSGPEDFEESLFRLLSPSKMVPEACCQRNGFLGDGGVEQCVSGSVVFRHNKGCYSAMVDYFETYIYTAGALAIVVLTIELFAMVFAMCLFRGIQ
- the LOC111568736 gene encoding tetraspanin-18-like isoform X1, which produces MFVEMLNLQQVVLHPQVNWRHPEDIQRKLMFLCSFSLKLLDSFMELLIHFFLMFFCSSSSCSSVPVFLVLLFQFFMFFCSSSSCSSIPVHLVLLFQFFMLILFIFLAELAAAILAFLFREHLTRQYFTRDLKRHYQGRNNTDVFSSTWNAIMTTFDCCGVSGPEDFEESLFRLLSPSKMVPEACCQRNGFLGDGGVEQCVSGSVVFRHNKGCYSAMVDYFETYIYTAGALAIVVLTIELFAMVFAMCLFRGIQ